One Onthophagus taurus isolate NC chromosome 11, IU_Otau_3.0, whole genome shotgun sequence genomic window carries:
- the LOC111418083 gene encoding single-stranded DNA-binding protein, mitochondrial, translated as MLAKKLFYLITSKSTTFQKCASLNNVRTKASATMQEPTKVEKTLNAVQLLGRAGGNPQLKGSEQHPMVVFSLATHTNYRYESGEFLQRTEWHRVICFKPGLRDNIMNFLKKGQRVYVNGRITYGEIKGEDGSMKTTTAIQADDIIFFQQPQQ; from the exons atGTTGGCCAAAAAG CTATTTTACTTAATAACATCAAAAAGCACAACATTCCAAAAATGTGCTTCTTTAAACAATGTAAGGACTAAAGCCTCAGCTACGATGCAAGAACCCACCAAAGTCGAAAAAA ctttaaatgCAGTTCAGTTGTTAGGTCGAGCGGGGGGTAATCCGCAATTAAAAGGTTCCGAACAGCACCCTATGGTGGTGTTTTCTTTAGCGACTCACACGAATTATAGGTATGAGTCGGGGGAATTTTTACAAAGAACTGAATGGCATAgagtaatatgttttaaacCTGGTTTAAGAGACAATAtaatgaactttttaaaaaaaggacAAAGGGTTTATGTTAATGGAAGGATTACATATGGGGAAATTAAAGGTGAGGATGGTTCAATGAAAACCACAACTGCCATCCAAGCCGatgatattattttctttcaacaaCCTCAGCAATAA
- the LOC111418095 gene encoding zinc finger protein 136-like, translating to MCSINEIMNLCRLCLVKNEANIMIFEEHNNISEINQKISACLSITVLKEDQLPKNICDHCMNKLDLLYEFRTTCVSAEKQLQMWVDEFNKSDSKDNVVKLENSQSNVKQEVLIHHDYSLEQNLSYENDEKQDEDQNMDNHIPIKLEHINNDEDATNNPIPNFVNVDTSCNEKIDPSESNKSNSTANNVTITDPLSNNNQNIEQKTIPCTDCNSIFFSLKSLKQHMTQLHHKTYHPFKCDDCDKRYLTIGALNNHKNSAHLGVVYKCTLCPKVYRCGFTFKSHLKSHDETTRYVCKFCGKALHSLSYLQIHERIHKGEKPFNCEHCSKSFVSKLLLKMHERVHTNEKPYDCKICNKGFSQLGQLKIHTRIHTGEKPYGCHLCEKRFTSKTHLNRHLKMH from the coding sequence aTGTGTAGTATTAacgaaattatgaatttatgtCGATTATGTTTGGTCAAAAATGAGGCTAATATAATGATATTTGAGGAACATAATAATATAAgcgaaataaatcaaaaaatctcaGCATGTTTGTCGATTACAGTTTTAAAAGAAGATCAATTACCAAAAAACATATGTGATCATTGCATGAACAAATTGGACCTTTTATAtgaatttagaacaacttgtgtgagtgcagaaaaacaattacaaaTGTGGGTCGATGAATTTAACAAGAGTGACTCTAAAGACAATGTTGTGAAATTGGAGAATTCTCAAAGTAATGTTAAACAAGAAGTGTTGATTCACCATGATTATTCcttagaacaaaatttatcttatGAAAACGATGAGAAGCAGGATGAAGATCAAAACATGGATAATCACATTCCAATTAAATTAGAACATATAAACAATGATGAAGATGCCACAAATAATCCTATACctaattttgttaatgttgATACAAGTTGCAATGAAAAAATAGATCCATCGGAATCAAACAAATCAAATTCCACTGCCAACAATGTAACAATAACAGACCCTTTATCTAACAATAATCAAAACATTGAACAAAAAACTATTCCTTGTACTGATTGtaattctatatttttttcattaaaaagtctAAAGCAACATATGACCCAGCTTCATCATAAAACGTATCATCCCTTTAAATGTGATGATTGTGATAAAAGATATTTAACAATAGGTgctttaaataatcataaaaattcgGCACATTTAGGCGTTGTTTATAAATGCACTCTATGCCCTAAAGTATACAGATGTggatttacatttaaaagtcATTTGAAATCACACGATGAAACAACAAGATATGTATGCAAGTTTTGTGGAAAAGCATTACATTCTTTGTCTTATTTACAAATCCACGAACGCATACATAAAGGGGAAAAACCTTTTAATTGTGAACATTGTTCAAAAAGCTTTGTTTCCAAGTTGTTACTCAAAATGCACGAACGCGTTCACACTAATGAAAAGCCATATGATtgtaaaatatgtaataaaggTTTTAGTCAACTTGGACAACTCAAAATTCATACAAGAATTCACACAGGAGAGAAACCCTATGGTTGTCATCTGTGTGAAAAACGGTTTACATCCAAAACTCATTTGAATAGACATTTAAAAATGCATTAA